The Lutra lutra chromosome 10, mLutLut1.2, whole genome shotgun sequence genome contains a region encoding:
- the LIN7C gene encoding protein lin-7 homolog C, with amino-acid sequence MAALGEPVRLERDICRAIELLEKLQRSGEVPPQKLQALQRVLQSEFCNAVREVYEHVYETVDISSSPEVRANATAKATVAAFAASEGHSHPRVVELPKTEEGLGFNIMGGKEQNSPIYISRIIPGGIADRHGGLKRGDQLLSVNGVSVEGEHHEKAVELLKAAQGKVKLVVRYTPKVLEEMESRFEKMRSAKRRQQT; translated from the exons atggCGGCGTTGGGGGAACCTGTGCGGCTGGAGAGGG ATATTTGTAGAGCAATTGAGTTACTAGAAAAACTGCAAAGGAGTGGAGAGGTACCACCACAGAAACTTCAGGCTTTACAAAGAGTCCTTCAAAGTGAATTCTGCAATGCTGTAAGAGAG GTATATGAACATGTCTACGAGACTGTGGACATCAGTAGCAGTCCTGAAGTGAGAGCTAATGCAACTGCaaag gctACTGTGGCTGCATTTGCTGCCAGCGAAGGACATTCTCATCCTCGAGTTGTTGAGCTACCAAAAACAGAAGAAGGCCTTGGATTCAATATTATGGGAGGCAAAGAACAAAACTCTCCAATCTATATATCTCGAATAATTCCAGGTGGAATTGCTGATAGACACGGGGGCCTCAAGCGAGGAGATCAACTCCTTTCTGTTAATGGAGTG aGCGTTGAAGGAGAACATCATGAAAAAGCTGTAGAACtgctgaaagcagctcagggaaAGGTTAAATTAGTAGTACGATATACACCCAAGGTCCTAGAAGAAATGGAGTCACGCTTTGAAAAAATGAGATCAGCGAAACGCAGGCAACAGACCTAA